A portion of the Musa acuminata AAA Group cultivar baxijiao chromosome BXJ1-1, Cavendish_Baxijiao_AAA, whole genome shotgun sequence genome contains these proteins:
- the LOC135626452 gene encoding E3 ubiquitin-protein ligase SINAT5-like isoform X2, with the protein MRRTPPVPNPRSPTAAPPLPQESPPPRAYTSCSNAPSAPTPCTPRFTSLILQCQNGHTLCSTCKTRVQNRCPTCRQELGDIRCLALEKVAESLELPCKYYSHGCPEIFPYYSKLKHEPQCNYRPYNCPYAGSECSVVGDIPFLVTHLRDDHKVDMHTGCTFNHRYVKSNPREVENATWMLTVFNCFGQSFCLHFEAFQLGMAPVYMAFLRFMGDENDARNFSYSLEVGANGRKLTWEGTPRSIRDSHRKVRDSHDGLIIQRNMALFFSGGERKELKLRVTGRIWKEQQNSDAAVCMPNLCS; encoded by the exons ATGAGGAGGACACCGCCCGTACCCAATCCTCGAAGCCCCACGGCGGCGCCGCCCCTCCCGCAGGAATCGCCCCCTCCACGAGCGTACACGAGCTGCTCGAATGCCCCGTCTGCGCCAACTCCATGTACCCCCCGATTCACCAG CTTAATTTTGCAGTGCCAAAATGGCCATACACTCTGTTCAACATGTAAAACAAGGGTGCAGAATCGGTGCCCTACTTGTCGACAAGAGCTTGGAGACATCAGGTGTTTAGCACTGGAAAAGGTGGCGGAATCGCTTGAGCTTCCATGCAAATATTACTCACATGGCTGCCCTGAAATCTTTCCATACTACAGCAAATTGAAACATGAACCTCAGTGCAACTATAGACCATATAATTGCCCATATGCTGGATCTGAATGCTCAGTTGTGGGAGACATTCCTTTCCTGGTCACACATTTAAGAGATGACCACAAAGTAGACATGCACACTGGCTGCACGTTCAATCATCGATATGTCAAATCCAATCCCCGTGAGGTTGAAAATGCCACATGGATGCTGACG GTCTTTAACTGTTTTGGGCAGTCCTTCTGCTTGCACTTTGAGGCCTTCCAGCTAGGAATGGCCCCTGTGTACATGGCATTTTTGCGCTTCATGGGTGATGAGAATGACGCAAGGAACTTCAGTTATAGTCTTGAAGTCGGGGCCAATGGACGGAAACTAACATGGGAAGGTACACCTCGAAGCATCCGTGACAGTCACCGTAAAGTTCGCGACAGTCATGACGGGCTCATCATACAGAGGAACATGGCACTCTTCTTTTCGGGCGGCGAGCGGAAAGAGCTCAAACTGAGGGTCACTGGCCGTATTTGGAAGGAGCAACAGAACAGCGATGCTGCAGTTTGCATGCCAAATCTCTGCAGCTGA
- the LOC135626452 gene encoding E3 ubiquitin-protein ligase SINAT5-like isoform X3: MLNRYSLSVVVDLLSLILQCQNGHTLCSTCKTRVQNRCPTCRQELGDIRCLALEKVAESLELPCKYYSHGCPEIFPYYSKLKHEPQCNYRPYNCPYAGSECSVVGDIPFLVTHLRDDHKVDMHTGCTFNHRYVKSNPREVENATWMLTVFNCFGQSFCLHFEAFQLGMAPVYMAFLRFMGDENDARNFSYSLEVGANGRKLTWEGTPRSIRDSHRKVRDSHDGLIIQRNMALFFSGGERKELKLRVTGRIWKEQQNSDAAVCMPNLCS; this comes from the exons ATGTTAAACCGCTATAGTCTCTCTGTTGTTGTTGATCTTCTAAG CTTAATTTTGCAGTGCCAAAATGGCCATACACTCTGTTCAACATGTAAAACAAGGGTGCAGAATCGGTGCCCTACTTGTCGACAAGAGCTTGGAGACATCAGGTGTTTAGCACTGGAAAAGGTGGCGGAATCGCTTGAGCTTCCATGCAAATATTACTCACATGGCTGCCCTGAAATCTTTCCATACTACAGCAAATTGAAACATGAACCTCAGTGCAACTATAGACCATATAATTGCCCATATGCTGGATCTGAATGCTCAGTTGTGGGAGACATTCCTTTCCTGGTCACACATTTAAGAGATGACCACAAAGTAGACATGCACACTGGCTGCACGTTCAATCATCGATATGTCAAATCCAATCCCCGTGAGGTTGAAAATGCCACATGGATGCTGACG GTCTTTAACTGTTTTGGGCAGTCCTTCTGCTTGCACTTTGAGGCCTTCCAGCTAGGAATGGCCCCTGTGTACATGGCATTTTTGCGCTTCATGGGTGATGAGAATGACGCAAGGAACTTCAGTTATAGTCTTGAAGTCGGGGCCAATGGACGGAAACTAACATGGGAAGGTACACCTCGAAGCATCCGTGACAGTCACCGTAAAGTTCGCGACAGTCATGACGGGCTCATCATACAGAGGAACATGGCACTCTTCTTTTCGGGCGGCGAGCGGAAAGAGCTCAAACTGAGGGTCACTGGCCGTATTTGGAAGGAGCAACAGAACAGCGATGCTGCAGTTTGCATGCCAAATCTCTGCAGCTGA
- the LOC103986496 gene encoding probable pectinesterase 53, giving the protein MFRFRAVAFITILLILLDSGPVLCHTKVLRSPRAPSEQYPENSTRGGLTEQQFMLWVKFVGSLRHSAFGRAVNEAFSSRALTVDKNPSAGDFTTIQAAVDSLPLINLVRVVIKVNAGTYTEKVWISPMRAFVTIQGAGAGKTVVQWGDTAETLGPTGQPIGTFNSATFAVNAPYFMAKNITFKNTTPVPPPGAMGKQAVALRVSADAATFVGCNILGAQDTLYDHFGRHYYKDCYIEGSVDFIFGNALSLYEGCHVHAVARNYGAVTAQNRMNLLEDTGFSFVRCKVTGSGALYLGRAWGTFSRVIFAYTYMDAIIVPRGWYNWGDPNREMTVFYGQYKCSGPGASYAGRVSWSRELTDEEAKPFITLSFIDGSEWVKL; this is encoded by the exons ATGTTCAGATTCCGGGCTGTAGCATTCATCACAATTCTTTTGATTCTATTAGACAGCGGTCCTGTCCTCTGCCACACAAAAGTACTCCGGTCGCCGCGGGCGCCGTCGGAGCAGTACCCGGAGAACTCGACGCGGGGGGGGTTGACGGAGCAGCAGTTCATGCTGTGGGTCAAGTTCGTCGGCAGCCTCCGGCACAGTGCCTTCGGCAGGGCAGTGAACGAGGCCTTCTCTTCCCGCGCGCTCACCGTCGACAAAAACCCGTCGGCcggagacttcacgacgatccagGCTGCCGTCGACTCTCTACCTCTCATCAATTTGGTGCGAGTTGTGATCAAGGTCAATGCCGGCACGTACAC AGAGAAGGTGTGGATATCGCCGATGAGAGCCTTCGTCACCATACAAGGAGCAGGAGCTGGTAAGACGGTGGTTCAGTGGGGTGACACAGCCGAAACACTGGGGCCGACAGGGCAGCCCATCGGGACCTTCAACTCCGCCACCTTCGCTGTCAATGCCCCTTATTTCATGGCAAAGAACATCACCTTCAag AACACAACCCCTGTTCCGCCACCAGGGGCGATGGGGAAGCAGGCGGTGGCGCTGAGGGTGTCCGCGGACGCGGCGACATTTGTGGGCTGCAATATTTTGGGGGCACAAGACACGCTCTACGATCACTTCGGCAGGCATTACTACAAGGATTGCTACATCGAAGGCTCTGTGGATTTCATCTTCGGGAACGCTCTCTCGCTCTACGAG GGATGTCATGTGCACGCGGTGGCGCGGAACTACGGCGCCGTCACGGCGCAAAACCGGATGAACCTTTTGGAGGACACAGGGTTCTCGTTCGTGAGATGCAAGGTGACGGGGTCGGGGGCGCTCTACCTGGGGCGGGCATGGGGAACCTTCTCCAGGGTCATCTTCGCCTACACGTACATGGACGCCATCATCGTCCCCAGAGGATGGTACAACTGGGGAGACCCCAACAGAGAGAT GACTGTGTTCTACGGGCAGTACAAGTGCAGCGGCCCGGGAGCGAGCTACGCGGGAAGGGTTTCATGGTCGAGGGAGCTCACGGACGAGGAAGCCAAGCCTTTCATTACCTTAAGCTTCATCGACGGCTCCGAGTGGGTCAAGTTGTGA
- the LOC135626452 gene encoding E3 ubiquitin-protein ligase SINAT5-like isoform X1: MGSDSIECVSSIDGMDEEDTARTQSSKPHGGAAPPAGIAPSTSVHELLECPVCANSMYPPIHQCQNGHTLCSTCKTRVQNRCPTCRQELGDIRCLALEKVAESLELPCKYYSHGCPEIFPYYSKLKHEPQCNYRPYNCPYAGSECSVVGDIPFLVTHLRDDHKVDMHTGCTFNHRYVKSNPREVENATWMLTVFNCFGQSFCLHFEAFQLGMAPVYMAFLRFMGDENDARNFSYSLEVGANGRKLTWEGTPRSIRDSHRKVRDSHDGLIIQRNMALFFSGGERKELKLRVTGRIWKEQQNSDAAVCMPNLCS, translated from the exons ATGGGATCGGATAGCATCGAGTGTGTGTCTTCGATCGACGGGATGGATGAGGAGGACACCGCCCGTACCCAATCCTCGAAGCCCCACGGCGGCGCCGCCCCTCCCGCAGGAATCGCCCCCTCCACGAGCGTACACGAGCTGCTCGAATGCCCCGTCTGCGCCAACTCCATGTACCCCCCGATTCACCAG TGCCAAAATGGCCATACACTCTGTTCAACATGTAAAACAAGGGTGCAGAATCGGTGCCCTACTTGTCGACAAGAGCTTGGAGACATCAGGTGTTTAGCACTGGAAAAGGTGGCGGAATCGCTTGAGCTTCCATGCAAATATTACTCACATGGCTGCCCTGAAATCTTTCCATACTACAGCAAATTGAAACATGAACCTCAGTGCAACTATAGACCATATAATTGCCCATATGCTGGATCTGAATGCTCAGTTGTGGGAGACATTCCTTTCCTGGTCACACATTTAAGAGATGACCACAAAGTAGACATGCACACTGGCTGCACGTTCAATCATCGATATGTCAAATCCAATCCCCGTGAGGTTGAAAATGCCACATGGATGCTGACG GTCTTTAACTGTTTTGGGCAGTCCTTCTGCTTGCACTTTGAGGCCTTCCAGCTAGGAATGGCCCCTGTGTACATGGCATTTTTGCGCTTCATGGGTGATGAGAATGACGCAAGGAACTTCAGTTATAGTCTTGAAGTCGGGGCCAATGGACGGAAACTAACATGGGAAGGTACACCTCGAAGCATCCGTGACAGTCACCGTAAAGTTCGCGACAGTCATGACGGGCTCATCATACAGAGGAACATGGCACTCTTCTTTTCGGGCGGCGAGCGGAAAGAGCTCAAACTGAGGGTCACTGGCCGTATTTGGAAGGAGCAACAGAACAGCGATGCTGCAGTTTGCATGCCAAATCTCTGCAGCTGA
- the LOC103986485 gene encoding uncharacterized protein LOC103986485 translates to MASKLHQLRSKAVQASEFVAKNGCAYYRELLEKNKQYIVQPPTIEKCQELSKQLFYTRLASIPGRYESFWKELDGVKHIWRNRKELKVEDAGIAALFGLELYAWFCVGEIVGRGFTFTGYYV, encoded by the exons ATGGCGTCCAAACTGCATCAACTTCGATCTAAGGCTGTTCAAGCCTCGGAGTTTGTGGCCAAGAACGGGTGCGCTTACTACAGGGAGCTTTTGGAGAAGAACAAGCAGTATATTGTTCAACCGCCCACCATCGAGAAGTGTCAAGAACTGTCAAAACAGCTGTTTTACACACGTCTTGCAAG CATCCCTGGTCGTTACGAGTCATTTTGGAAGGAGCTTGACGGAGTGAAGCACATATGGAGAAACAGAAAGGAGCTTAAAGTTGAGGATGCTGGCATCGCAGCATTGTTCGGGCTTGAATTATATGCATGGTTCTGTGTTGGTGAGATAGTTGGAAGAGGGTTCACTTTCACTGGCTACTATGTTTAG